The DNA sequence attgtatggctgggggtcatatcctggaagaatgtagatcggtgtgctctcaatcatggttaaggaaatgtcatgtcttggcaaagttttaagttatataatcaatgacgtattgtgaatctataatgatgagaaaaattgtaataaaaaggggacccagagaaagcagctttggctctctctctgaagattgctcaaagggaacgactcctgtctcatcatttcgccgacgccactcctccttcgggactccctggaccccgccgGGGCTGGCCCCCGGCAATTTGGGAGTTGAACCCTACTCAGAGGTTCTTTACCTCATGGGCAGGAAAAGACCTTCCTAGCCAGACTCTCCTTCTTGAGTTCATCTGGGCTGGGGTCTGGCAGGGTGTATAGTAGGGTAGGAACTGGGCACACCAACCCCTCAGTTGTGCTTGAGAGACTCACACAAATGCTGGACTAAGGAAGGTGACTTGAAGGCATTTCAGCTGGTTTGCCAGCACCCCTTCTCCACATAGTAGAACTCCTCTGCTAGCCCTGAACACAGCACCCTAGTTCTATCTCCCAAGGAAAGACCAGCTGCTACTCTAGCTCCTGGGGCCAAGTATACGTGGGGTGTAGGAATTCCCCACCCATCTGTCCCCTTCTTCTTGGGTTTCCCTAACATGACCCCACTCTAGGGACTACTGTTTACCTCAAGGGTGGAGATCCACATTTTAGGAGAAGAGTCTACTCTTGTCTTTGTTTCCTCATCAACAGAATATCTACCCCATCCTCCCTACATGGCTGTTCTAGACTAATCTGGCCAGGGAAGAGACATCCTGACATCAGCTCTGATCCTTGAGCATGGTCTGTCCCACTTACAGAGCCTTTTCCCCTTTACTATTTGCTCTAAACAACTGTGGTAAGGGTTGCTGGTCCGTTTTTTTAGGTAGAGAAGGGTGGCTCAGAGTGGTTCAATAACTTTCCTAAGGTCACACACCAGTGAGTGGGAGATTTCTGTCTTTGGGATTTAATTTCACTTGGCTTCATTCTGCAGTATCTCCTGGCTTGACTGGCAGAAAGCTGTGCTCAAATGGTACTCTCTGCTACCAATTCTTGACCTAACTCATCTGCTCTCTGGATCTAGGCTTTGTGGAGTCTGATAACTTAAAACAATTTGGAGAGGacttcttaaagaaaaagaacatttaatgAAGAACATGAAATTGGGTATAAGGCCTTGGAAGGGACAGAGTAAAGGTTCCAAGGATGAAGCTTCTTTGGCCTCACCATAAATTTGCCTCTCCTCCAGGTTCTGCCCAGCTCACTATTTCGGCCTGAAGCCTTACCATCCTTCAGAAGCCCTCTGTCTCTCAACACCTTATCCTACTATACAGGGCTTGGCCTTGTCCACACCCCGTTGACCAACTCTCTATGTCCTGTGGTTTGGATCTTATCTCTCCCAACCCAGTGTTTGCCAGGAAGTTACTACAGTGACTATCCCTTGATTGAGCCTCCAGCTTACCCAGACTACAGTAAAATTCATCCATGGGAGGCCTTAGAATTATGTCTCCTTCATTAAGGCAATTCAACATTCATTAAAAACCCTCTATGGGTCAAATCTGCTGCTAGATGCCctggaaacaaaaatgaatgccATCTGATCCCTGCCTTAAAAGAACTCATTCCACCCAAGGAAACAGACAGGTACCAGTAAATACAATCATCATGAAATGTGCCCCAATAGAGGCAAAGCAGACAGAGCAGGGAAACAGAATGGGTTCCGCTAAGCAGAGAATATTCTAGGTAAATGGCCAAAAGGGCCGCACACCGGGGCCAGATGGGAACAGGTAAAGCTAAGAAGGAAGGAGCACCGGGAGGAAGGAGCTGAGATTGCAGAGGTGAGGCTGGCCAGCTGAGGCCCTGGTGGAGCAGGCAGTCCTTACCGCAACAGTGGGCTTGTGGCTCCGCAGTGGGGGCATGGAGCCAGCTGTCGAGGGCCGTGGGGGCAGCGCGGGggctttggggggctggggtaCAGAGACATTGGGGAGCTGGGGTACAGGCCCGGGTGGCGGTGAGGGGCACAGGCTCAGCGCCCGGTGACCGCGAAAGCGGTGCAGGAGCGCGCGGGGACAGGCAGCCAACCTGCTCTCAGAGAGCCGCCGCCGCGCCCCAGCCAGCTCGGACCTTACGCTGCGCAGCACATCCAGGGAGCGCAGGCCATGGCTGGAGCCAGGGCGCCCTGGAGAACTGGGCTGCGGGCTGCTGGAGTCCAGCTCTTCCTCGCTGGCAGAGAAGCCTTCTTCCTCATTCTCCTCTTCCTCTAGCGGCTCCTGGGGTCCATCCTCCTCGTCTCTGGCTGTGCCAGGCGCAAATGCCAGCTCACTTTCGGGACTGACCAGCAAGAGCCAGGCCGGAGGGGCTGACACAGTCCTCAGATCATTGCACTGGTATGAGCAGGGTCCTCGGATGGCAGCCTCCACCCAGAAGAGAGTGTTCCTTTCCAGGCTGAAGTCATGCTGCTGAGAGAAGGTTTTGTGAGGTCCAGATGGGGCAAACAAGGACCTTGGGAGGCGCCCTAATGGCTGGCGGCCTGGGGACCCTGATGAGCCAAAGACTTACCAGGTCTGGACAGCTTCTGATTCGGAGTCCTGGGCATCCTACACAGCCCACTCCCACCAATAGTTTTAGCTAACACTGGGGCAAATGGATACCGGTAACAGTTTATTGGCAAGCTCTGGCATGAAGAGCAGAATGAGAAATGATTGAATAGAATGAAATGCAATATCTAAAACCCTTTGCCATTCAGTAAGTCATTGCTAACTATGTTAAAAATCTCTCAAATAACTGGGTGCAATGggtcatgcttgtaatcctagctacttgggagactaaagCAAGGGGTTCCAAAGTTTGAGGTCAGGTTTaacaatgtagcaagaccccatctcaaaagaaaaataaaacaggctggggatatagctcagtggtagagcactcttgggttcaatctctagttcagaaaaaaaaaaaatccaataaaactTGTTCTTCACAAAGAAGTGTTCACCAGAGCCCAGCAGTTTGCCACTGAACAGTCAGCCTTGGAGGCCTATTCATCAGACAAACCTCCCTATGGAGCAGTTAATATCTGCCCTTTACCCACTTTGCTCTCATCCAGGGATACTCTGGGGTCCAGGAAATATATAATCTAACCTTTGTTGAATTTAACTAGTAGGTCAGGTGTCATTCCTTGTTCCAGATTATGAAAATGAggctcataattttttttttgtactggggattgaatgcaggggtgctttaACCCTGAACTATATTCTCAAccctatttactttttatattgagacagagtctccctaaatttcttaggaccttgctaaattgctgagaggctggccttgaactttggatcctcctatctcaggttcccaagtgactgggattataggcatgtgccagtaCACACAgcaagacttaattttttttatttgctatggacagatagatgatagatgtGGACAGATAGATGGGTGTTGAACTTGTGTTTCTGTCTACCTGACTGTAGTGCTCACCCCACTGACTATTAGGCCACCTACGAAAGCAATCTGGAATCTATATAATTATTCTAACTTTGATTCAATTTAtaactgaattaaaaaatgagagtATTCCTATTTCTTACCTTTCTTTTCTGAAGTTGTAGACtgatagcaccacataaaaataaataaataaagacatgctaaggattaaacccagtgcttcacgtgtgctaggcagacactctgccactgagctacagccttagcCTTGTTTCTTACCTTTAAAgttaagaatagaaaacaaaactccaTTAAAAATTGTATGCCTGCacgtatagctcagtagtagagcacttacctagcttgcccaaggccttgggtttgatcacTAGCACTGAAAAAATTGGCTAAATAACTTTAAAGGGGCAATTTTAGTGCTCTCCCATGGCCAATTGAGGAAGAGATAGGCTAGGGGAAGTAGTGTttgagggaggaaggggcagatGGGCAGAAAGACACAGATATTGGACAGAACACAGGCACTGCCTCTCTCACTGACATGACCCTGCCTTGAGGAGAGAAGTCTGACTCAGCAGCTCCAATGTGACTCCCTGATTGAGGTCAGGGACCAGGTTTTATTCCTTTCTCTGAATCTTTAAGGCCCGGGCAGGCCAGGCACAGAGTGGatatttataggcatgtgcagAATAAATGGTTAGAAAAAAGAGATTTGAGCAAAAACAGGTAGGTTAtaaaagacagaggaaggaaaaaggcAATTTCATAATTGAGGCATACTTGGAGAAAAAAAGACTAAGAGATAAAGAGACAGTCAGTGGGACTTACAGGGATAAAAGACccaataaaataccaaaatttttttattctgaaatgtcACACTATGATTCTAAATTTGatatgaaagacaaataaaaatagctataaaactctggtaacaaaaatataaataaggagaACTGAGACCTGGCTTTACCAGTTCTTGATAATTAAACTATGGCACTATCCCAAACAGATTGAAGGTACATAATAGAAAATCCAGACATAAATCATAATATATATGGggctttaaaaagtaataaagatgtatgaaatatgatatgtcaagagctttgtaatgttttgaacaaccaataaaaaaaatatatatatatatataaaataaaaaataaataaaaagtaataaaggaggaaaaggagagatagTAATAAATTGTGTTAGCTagctggaaaaaataaagttggattCATTCTCACTCTTAAGATGAATTCCAAAAaggattcaaatatatgatatgacACGAGAAAGTACTaggagaaacagaagagaaatccTTTATAATTTCAGGTGGTCAAAACCataaaaggaaagataattcTAAATGACTACTACTATAACCACTATATACCACACACATACAGAAGGGAAAGGGCTTCCAGAGAGGGAAGCTTCAGAACAACTTCTTCTCAGTGTGGTTAGAGCTGAGCAGGAGGGAAAAATTGTGATAATCTACCTCCATTGCAAGGTTGGTAAAGTAAATTCCTGTTCTCAACAACACAAAGAGAAGACAGATAGCACTGACTGCTAGGGAAGAGCCAGAGCACCTGCTACACAGAGCAGCATGCATCCCATAGACACTGTGCTCTGGGCtttataaccactgagccacaccccagctctttttattttttattttgagacagtcttgctaagttgctgaggctggctttgaacttgcaattctcctgcctcagccttctaagctgttgggataataggcatgtggCACCACTTCCAGCTGTAAACCTTGATTCTGATGAGCCTGTGATTCCTGGGTCTACAGAGGAAGCAAGTTCACACTGGGTCTTCTCCTGTGCCTCGAGGTCACTCAACCTCTTTACCTGATTTTCCCCAGGACTGCGCTCTATGCTCCTGAATTCCCTGCAACAACCCTTTGCCCCAGTTTTTGCCTTCCCCAACTGGTATCTTATATCTCATTCCAAGTTCTACTCTTAGCTAATATGAAATTACCTGGAGTCAGGACCTGGATTTTCATATTATCACTACTAATAACTATGAATAAATATCCCCCTTCTCTAAATTTCAGgtttctcatgtgtaaaatgagtGAGAGCCAAACCAGACCTTCAAACTTTTCTATAAACACTCCTGCAGATAGTAGAGAGTGAGCACCAAGTCTGTGAGCCCAGGCCTCAGGGGATCCAGGCTAGCTCCACAGCTCTTTGATACCACCATATACCCTGGGAATGTGCACTTAGCAAGGTGTAATCTAGGGATGTGAACCAGGGGCATGAGGTCCTTCTAGGCCACCTCCAGGTGTGGGTCTATGGAATAGCACTCCCTTCTAATTCCTTCTAACATGGCCCAGGTAACTGTCTGCATTTTAAGAGGATAACAGAGAATAAGTCTTTACCCAAAAGAGTGATTTTAATGGTGGAATTTTAGACATGGCCGCAAGTTGGTAGAGAAGGGGAACTGGAGCACCATTGCAGTAACTGCCCCTCACTTCACATAAGCAGCCTCTCTGTATCCTCAGCTTAAAACAAGACCCACTGAACAACCCTCATCACCTAGCCACCAACTTTCTTTATGAAACTTTCCACCCCCCCTCTATTGGATTAATTTCAAGCTTCCCAGACTATTCAAAAGCAGGTCAAGCTGCCCTTTCTCAGGCCTCAGACCCAGGGACAAGAAGCTAGAGAGACAGGCACACTTACCACAGAACCCAGCAGAAGCTCCCTGCAGGCAGGGATACTGAACTCTGGTGCAGGGAGAGGCTCTGTGCTGATCACAAAACCCTTGGGTACCTTGAAGGGGACACCATCGAGGGCACTCATTCTGTCAGGAGTGTGGAGATGGCTCAGCAGTGTTCGGCAGGCTGCCTGGggtcagaaagaaagaatgtagAGTCCTGGGGACCAGGCTCAGACCACCAGTCTCCTGCACAGTTGCTTAGCTGGGCAACACACAACTGGAAAAGAACAGGTGAACTGGCCAGAGCTGCTTAAGGGaggatataaataaaaacaagaacattttCACATGCCAGGAATTGACTATTTCATGTCTAAGTCATGCTTTATATCATTGTCTGTAAGACCAGCTCTAAAACATTTCATCAATAGAGTTGCCATTCCAaagtttaaggaagaaattacacCAAATTACACAAACTCttgcaagaagaagaaaataaagaatacttCCTAATTCATTATAATTGAATATAATCTTTATGCCAACTTGACAAGAAAATTAGATGGCACTCTCTCATGAACCAAGATgcaaaaatcttaacaaaaataattatggaaAGAATCATACAACAATGTCAAGCTGAATTTATTCCTGAAATGACAGATTGGTTTAACATTCCAAAATTAATCAATAGGAATAcagataaatattaataaagatcaaagtaatataattttatatctccATGGATCCAGaaaaaatacttcataaaattaatacccatttGTGATTTTAAGCAACTAACCCTTATAAATTTAGGAAGACTGTCATTTCCTTAATCTAATAAAGAATATCTCTAAAACATCTATAGCAAACATCCTACTTAATGATGAGATTCAAAAGGACATCCCCAATACTGGAAATGATACAAGAGAGTCCCCatcaaatgtatttaatattgtACTACCGGCACTATTTTGTGGGAGTGTTAACAATtggaaagaaagcaaacaagCAACCATTATTTATGGATGACAtaattatatgagaaaataaaaaataatctgtgaataAAACTCTTAGAATTAGTAACATAATTCATCAAGGTCATTGGGTATGAGGTCAATGTTTCAAATATATCTCtgaggctagggatatagctaagttggtagagtgcttgctttgcatgcacaaagccctgggttcaatccccaaaactaaatatgtgtgtgtgtgtgtgtgtgtgtgtgtgtgtgtgttactagggattgaaaccaggagtgctctaccactgagctacaactccacagccctttttaaaatttttattttaagacagtcttgctaaattaccaaggctggcctccaacttgtgatgtTCCTTggtcagcctccagagtcactggggttacaggtatgcaccactgtgctcaacTTAAATAGcatctttaaaacatttcattagaAATGGACCGATTCTACTTGACTTTCATAGCAACAGTGCATGAGAGTTACAGATGATCACATTCTCAGTGACACCTGAAATTGTCAGGCTTTTTAATTTAACCAttcattcttgtgtgtgtgtagtggtatctcattgtttacTTTGCACATAACTGACAATTTATGAGGTTAAACAACTTATCCAGAATTAAAAGCTCATTCACATATCATTTCTAGATCTTTTGTCTAAGTGTAGTATCTGTACTTAGTTTAACAATACAAGAGCCAGGGATTATTGAGTCTGCAGCCTTGCAATAAAAAAAACCTAattcacacaaaatttaaactcaCAACTACCTATAATATAAATCTAGACTCCTAAAGACACTCTGGCATTTTGCAAACAATCAGGGATTATTAGGGAACCTGCACCAGAGAGTGCCTCTGGCTCAACACAATCTGTCATCCCTGCCAGGATGATGCAAAACTCTGCTGCTTAGGGTCACTGTGCGGTCATGCTGTTCCCTACAGCCGAGCACCATGTAGAGAGGTAGGGTGGGTGGGTAATCTGAGTGCAGACAGGTCAATTGAGGGCAGGTGGGCAAATCCTTTAATCCCCTCATCTCCTCCCCCATCTGTTCATTCTTGCCAGTGTCTTCCTCTATATGACTCATTCACTCCATGCTTTGAGCCAGAGCCCCGGCACAGCAGAGGCCGCTCCTCATGCTGCCTCCATCGTACAGGACCAGGCAGGTCCTCGGGTAACCAGTAACCCATCTGCCCTGTCAGCTAGTTCTCACAGGGCACTTCTGAGGTACAACAGTATAAAAGGAGACATGGAAAATTCAGCAAGTTTTGGCATTCTCAGATTTATCATTCACATTTTCAGTTATCACTTGAATTCTGAACTATGGGAAGACCAATAGTTCTATTGAGGCTCAGAAGGAATGTACTGTCCACTTAGCAGGTAGAGGGCAGCCTTCTTTCCCATCTTTGACCCAGCATCTGCATCCTAATAGGTCTTCTCTAATCTACTATACACTTGCTTCCAGGGTAACTTAAGAGTTAAAGGATTCTGGGAATATCTCTCTTAAGAATGGCAAGAGCTGAGATATGATCTAGTTAGAACATAGTCTAAAATGAGGGTCACCTtgctaaatacaaaataagagaTATAGATGGTTAAGTAACAGTTTCAGGGCTTACCAGGACCCCGCACAAGGGAATGCCTCTGGAAGGGGAGTTCTAGTCCTTATGGGGCTTGGGAAGCTTTAGGAAAGCAACTGGCTTTGATCTGGACCCCAGAAGGTTGGAGAACAGCCTGTGAGCAGGAAAGAGATGGAGAGTGAGATTCCAGGGAACAGCTAgagccagggagcagaggcaggaagCTGCAGGGCAGAGGGAGTGGGTGACAAGTTGTTTGATTCAAGTAGATAGTTTGTGCTGGAAGCAGTCTGCACCAAGATTGAAGGTATAGATTTGGGTCTGCCTGGAGAGGACTTTGAACTTTAGGTTGAGTTCCAGCTCCATTCAGTAGTTGACAGAGAAAGCCCTGAagaggcctgggggtgggggaatgggaATGGAGACATTAGGAAAGCCAGGCTGTGCATGCTTCAACAAACTATACAATCCAGGATTTCTCAAATCCCACTCCATGTGCCAGTGCCCATTTGGCATAGCTGAGCATGGGCCTGGGTGGAGACTGTGGTGAGTTGTCTAGTCATGACAGCAGTTTTAAAGTTCTCTACTATACTCTTTTAAGTGACTTCACTTGCTCATAGCTTTAATTACCAACGAATGATTCACAAATTCTCCAGGTCTCTTCTGAGATCAAACTCATAAACACAACCAGCTCAAAGACATCTCTCCCAAGATGTCTCAAGAGTCCCTCAAACTCAACATATGCAAAGTGAACTATTGActttcccctcccccaaagtGATCATCCCCTGCCTCCAGTGTTCCTCTCAAGGTATGGCAGCTTTGATCCAGGCAATGAGGATCTATTCCTGATGTTCCTCTCCTTTCTTACCCATGCCAAATCCTTTGACAAGTTCTCTCTTTTAAATCTGGAGTGTAGCCATTTCATGCTTCCTGCACTGCTACCATGGGAACCCCAGCCTCTGTTCTTTCACTTAGACAACTGTTCCCCATGTATCCTCTCATGCTGTATTACTGCGGTTTTGTTCCACATGCTGAAGCAAGAAGGAtcatttcaaaacacaaaactaAGCCACTAACTTGCTTGAAAGCTTTCAATAGTTTCCAGGTGCTTTCAGAATAAAAACTCCTTCAGAAGCCTTGCAACTTCTAGCCCCTGATCCCTCTTTTTCCATCTTACTGCAGCCATCATAGCCTTCAATTTCCAATTGTCTCTTGACTCACCACAGGACCTTTGCATATTCTATTCCAAATACTTGCCGTgttcttctctgtctcttctctatAACTAATTAAAAGCTGTTCATTTTTCAGAGTTCAGCTGAAACATCACTTTTATAAGAaagcttttataaaatgtttaaagtctAATATAGTGGCACtatccatatataaatatatatatatatatatgcatatatatccatacatataaatttaaaatatatatatattttactgtgacagagtatatattttgtgacCTAGCATATACATATGTAGGTGGAACAATTCTTACCCCTACTAGATGATagttttttctgttatttctccTAACTATATTATAGAACcatgtatgaaaaaaatttctaCTTCATATTCTCCTAGAACCATACCTTTTCTTCAAAGTACtcagtgcattttttttattattagattaaTATCTTTCTCACAACCTGTATTTTCTGTGAAGTTAGGGAGCATTTGGTATTTTGCTTAGCCTCTATGGGTactttgtaataaatatttggataatgaaaactataaatcaaTTACTAAGTACTATTCCTTGTAGCATAATCATAATTGTAACTAATGACTCTAAATATCTGTACAATTATTAAAACTTTACATTCTATACTTTACATTCAGATTCCAGGAAGGCATGAATCCTATATGTCTGctcctttttaatatttgaagcATCCAATACAGTACCcagaaaatgggaaattaaaaaaatcatattccaaGAACACAAATTCTGGTACCCTGATTCTGACAAATGAATTTAACAATGTTATACATTCTAACACCACTTTGCTTCAAAGACCGTGATTTTAGTTTCAGAGACTGTTGAGAAATCAGTTTATTCCAAAAGGCAAAACAAATTCTTCATAGGTGACCAGATGTGGCAAGTTAGGAACTACAGTACCAATACACACAAAGTAACAAGCTCTTTATATGGTAATTTATTgactcaaaacattaaaaaaagttagTTGGAAATGTGTCATTTAATTTGTTCCCTAAAATAAATCACTACTAATACTTCACAGCATTCACATTCCTTTAATCTACTGAATATTACTCTATTTCAATGGAACAAGATATAGTTTGGACTTACCTTGGAATTCCCAGGAGAGCTTCTTTGTGGACAAAACATGTAGAAGTGAACTGCTACAACAGATGGCATAATCTTAGCTAAGCTTCTTGTTACAAAAGTCACATGGATACAGAAGCATGGTTTTAGAGTGATTAATTGGTTGGTTTAAAGCAGAAAATTCAACATAAACTCAGCCACTTGGGGGGAATACTCTTagtatttaatgtattttctttctctcatagctttCTTCCCTATGTTTAT is a window from the Urocitellus parryii isolate mUroPar1 chromosome 6, mUroPar1.hap1, whole genome shotgun sequence genome containing:
- the Ubap1l gene encoding ubiquitin-associated protein 1-like isoform X2, which produces MSALDGVPFKVPKGFVISTEPLPAPEFSIPACRELLLGSVHDFSLERNTLFWVEAAIRGPCSYQCNDLRTVSAPPAWLLLVSPESELAFAPGTARDEEDGPQEPLEEEENEEEGFSASEEELDSSSPQPSSPGRPGSSHGLRSLDVLRSVRSELAGARRRLSESRLAACPRALLHRFRGHRALSLCPSPPPGPVPQLPNVSVPQPPKAPALPPRPSTAGSMPPLRSHKPTVASLSPYTCLPPLRGTPQPLNSHRSHPDSTADLLSALSQEEQDLIGPVIALGYPLGRAIEALQKTGRQSLSQFLSYLSAHERFLQQGYEEALVDEAMEMFQFSESQAGEFLSLWEQFSDMGFQPHRIKEVLLVHGNHRDQALEELVACAQ
- the Ubap1l gene encoding ubiquitin-associated protein 1-like isoform X1; this encodes MSALDGVPFKVPKGFVISTEPLPAPEFSIPACRELLLGSVQHDFSLERNTLFWVEAAIRGPCSYQCNDLRTVSAPPAWLLLVSPESELAFAPGTARDEEDGPQEPLEEEENEEEGFSASEEELDSSSPQPSSPGRPGSSHGLRSLDVLRSVRSELAGARRRLSESRLAACPRALLHRFRGHRALSLCPSPPPGPVPQLPNVSVPQPPKAPALPPRPSTAGSMPPLRSHKPTVASLSPYTCLPPLRGTPQPLNSHRSHPDSTADLLSALSQEEQDLIGPVIALGYPLGRAIEALQKTGRQSLSQFLSYLSAHERFLQQGYEEALVDEAMEMFQFSESQAGEFLSLWEQFSDMGFQPHRIKEVLLVHGNHRDQALEELVACAQ